A genomic window from Streptococcus sanguinis includes:
- a CDS encoding TIGR04197 family type VII secretion effector, translating to MDQYQVKSDLSTAARHATAIGDANFLQMMAITRDSQTTVAGNSNANAGISHVESLQGQLGAHITSIIQNVHSVAAEFEDKDAMIRQSLTTNYLPPKKEPTVTKKDLGLNTLTALEE from the coding sequence ATGGATCAATACCAAGTTAAGAGCGACCTATCAACAGCAGCCCGTCATGCAACAGCAATCGGGGATGCAAATTTCCTGCAGATGATGGCTATTACTCGAGATTCGCAGACAACTGTTGCTGGAAATTCTAATGCAAATGCAGGGATTTCACATGTTGAAAGCTTACAAGGGCAGCTCGGGGCACACATTACAAGTATTATTCAGAATGTTCATAGTGTAGCAGCAGAGTTTGAGGATAAGGATGCTATGATTCGTCAAAGTCTGACTACTAACTATTTACCGCCTAAAAAGGAACCGACAGTCACTAAAAAAGATTTAGGTCTGAATACCTTGACTGCTTTGGAGGAATAA
- a CDS encoding Cof-type HAD-IIB family hydrolase: protein MEVKAVFFDIDGTLVNDSRTVLKSTEKAIQSLKEQGILVGLATGRGPFFVKPFMEQLDLDFAVTYNGQYIFSRDRVISASPIDKQSLRDLIAYAKKHRKEISLGTAEAMLGSKIMSFGMSPFSQWTSRFIPKRMARTVSHGFNKVISKALPQHEKDLLQLIQEPIYQALILASPEESRKIEADFPDLKFTRSSPYAVDIINKDTSKLEGIRRVGKEYGFDIHQVMAFGDSDNDLEMLSGVGLSIAMGNGTSSVKEVAKHTTTSNSQDGIHKALEHFGILAREKVFTSSDHHFNKVKEFHSVMDESTQEEPIAWTPQDARYRAGFKLEELVEFLRAASKSEEDFDSSIAYLHQALDQAADKVRSKSQAEVSLVGQVDALIDTLYFTYGSFVLMGVDPEQLFDIVHRANMGKIFPDGKAHFDPVTHKILKPDDWEEKYAPEGAIKEELERQIQAYQRSIEQKEENKE, encoded by the coding sequence ATGGAAGTAAAGGCCGTCTTTTTTGATATTGATGGGACACTGGTCAATGACAGTCGAACGGTTTTGAAATCTACAGAAAAGGCTATTCAGAGTTTAAAGGAGCAAGGAATATTGGTTGGTTTGGCAACAGGCCGTGGTCCTTTCTTTGTCAAACCTTTTATGGAGCAATTGGACTTAGACTTTGCTGTGACCTACAATGGCCAGTATATTTTTTCAAGAGACAGGGTAATTTCTGCCAGTCCTATTGACAAGCAGAGTTTGCGGGATTTAATCGCCTATGCTAAGAAGCATCGGAAAGAAATTTCCTTGGGGACGGCTGAGGCTATGCTGGGCTCCAAGATTATGTCCTTCGGCATGAGCCCGTTCTCCCAGTGGACTAGCCGCTTCATCCCTAAGCGAATGGCGCGAACAGTCAGTCATGGATTTAATAAGGTCATCAGCAAGGCCCTGCCCCAGCATGAAAAGGATCTCCTGCAGCTGATTCAGGAGCCGATTTATCAAGCTTTGATTTTGGCCAGTCCAGAAGAAAGCCGTAAGATTGAAGCAGACTTTCCTGACTTGAAATTTACCCGCAGCAGCCCCTATGCGGTCGATATTATCAATAAAGACACGTCTAAGCTAGAAGGGATTCGCCGAGTTGGCAAGGAATATGGCTTTGACATTCATCAGGTCATGGCCTTCGGCGACTCTGACAATGACTTGGAAATGCTATCGGGAGTTGGACTGTCCATTGCTATGGGAAATGGAACTAGCTCGGTCAAGGAAGTGGCCAAGCACACAACCACCAGCAATAGTCAGGATGGGATTCACAAGGCTCTGGAGCATTTTGGTATCCTAGCGAGGGAAAAGGTCTTTACCAGCAGCGACCATCACTTTAATAAGGTTAAAGAGTTCCATAGTGTCATGGATGAAAGTACTCAGGAAGAGCCTATTGCCTGGACGCCTCAGGACGCTCGCTATCGGGCAGGCTTCAAACTGGAAGAGCTGGTCGAGTTTCTGCGAGCGGCTAGTAAGTCAGAGGAAGACTTTGACAGCTCTATAGCCTATCTCCATCAGGCGCTGGATCAGGCTGCCGATAAGGTTCGCTCCAAGAGTCAGGCTGAGGTTTCTCTGGTCGGTCAGGTAGATGCCTTGATTGATACTCTTTACTTTACTTATGGCAGTTTTGTCCTGATGGGAGTGGATCCAGAGCAGCTGTTCGATATTGTCCATCGGGCTAATATGGGCAAAATTTTCCCAGACGGGAAGGCTCACTTCGACCCCGTCACCCATAAAATCCTCAAACCAGATGACTGGGAAGAAAAATACGCTCCCGAAGGAGCTATCAAAGAAGAACTGGAACGACAGATTCAAGCTTACCAGCGTAGCATCGAGCAGAAAGAAGAAAACAAAGAATAA
- a CDS encoding asparaginase encodes MTKKILVLHTGGTISMQADGSGAVVTNADNPMNHVTVPLKGIETEVIDFFNIPSPHITPQHMLKLYQKIKASADQFDGVVITHGTDTLEETAYFLDTMQLPKIPVVLTGAMRSSNELGSDGVYNYLTALRVASDEKASDKGVLVVMNDEAHAAKYVTKTHTTNVSTFQTPTHGPLGLIMKQEILYFKTAEPRVRFDLNSISGLVPIIPAYAGMKTELLDMLDLDKIDGLIIEAFGAGNLPKEVADKLADMIAAGLPIALVSRCFNGIAEPVYAYEGGGVQLHQAGIFFVKELNAQKARIKLLIALNAGLKGQELRDYMEG; translated from the coding sequence ATGACAAAGAAAATCTTGGTCCTGCACACAGGAGGAACCATTTCCATGCAGGCTGACGGCTCTGGGGCTGTCGTTACCAATGCTGATAACCCTATGAACCATGTGACAGTTCCGCTAAAGGGGATTGAGACGGAAGTCATTGACTTTTTTAATATTCCCAGTCCTCATATCACGCCCCAGCACATGCTCAAACTTTACCAAAAAATCAAAGCCAGTGCTGACCAATTTGACGGAGTAGTTATTACTCATGGGACGGACACTTTAGAAGAGACGGCTTACTTTCTGGATACTATGCAGCTGCCGAAGATTCCAGTAGTTCTGACCGGAGCTATGCGCAGTTCCAATGAGCTGGGGAGCGACGGAGTCTATAACTACCTGACAGCCCTGCGGGTGGCTAGTGATGAAAAAGCCAGTGATAAAGGCGTGCTTGTCGTTATGAATGACGAGGCACATGCTGCCAAGTATGTAACCAAAACCCACACGACCAATGTCAGCACCTTCCAGACACCGACTCACGGACCACTTGGCTTGATTATGAAGCAGGAAATTCTCTATTTTAAGACAGCGGAACCTCGGGTCCGCTTTGACTTAAACAGCATCTCTGGTCTGGTGCCCATCATTCCAGCTTATGCTGGTATGAAGACAGAGCTTCTGGACATGCTGGATTTAGACAAGATAGACGGCCTCATCATAGAGGCATTCGGTGCTGGCAACCTCCCCAAGGAAGTAGCTGACAAGCTGGCTGATATGATAGCAGCCGGACTGCCAATCGCTCTGGTCTCTCGCTGCTTTAACGGGATCGCTGAGCCAGTCTATGCTTATGAAGGAGGCGGCGTTCAGCTGCACCAGGCTGGTATCTTCTTTGTCAAAGAGCTCAATGCCCAAAAGGCCAGAATCAAACTGCTCATCGCCCTGAATGCTGGACTAAAAGGCCAAGAACTCCGAGATTATATGGAAGGCTGA
- a CDS encoding alanine racemase — protein MMKASLHRPSKAVIDLAAIAFNIRQLSAHLPQTTEKWAVVKANAYGHGSIEVSKHIEPLVDGFCVSNIDEALELRSAGISKKILVLGVSDPAALPLARKGKVSLTVASLEWLDLALAAEKDLTGLNFHIKIDSGMGRIGFRDSQESQEAIHRLQAAGAVAEGIFTHFATADEAEPHKFEAQLTRFHQILSELDSVPPLVHASNSATSLWHSETVLNAVRLGDIIYGLNPSGTVLELPYEFKPALSLVSELVHIKEVEAGADIGYGATYTSESQEWIGTIPLGYADGWTRDMQGFDVLIDGQRCPLVGRVSMDQITVRLPQAYPLGTPVVLIGNSGAETITATDVAEKRGTINYEVVCLISDRVPRVYKD, from the coding sequence ATGATGAAAGCTAGTCTGCATAGACCCAGCAAGGCAGTGATTGATTTAGCTGCCATTGCTTTTAATATTAGACAACTGAGTGCCCATCTGCCTCAGACGACAGAGAAGTGGGCTGTCGTCAAGGCCAATGCTTATGGTCACGGATCTATTGAGGTTTCTAAGCACATTGAGCCACTCGTAGATGGATTTTGTGTGTCTAATATTGATGAAGCCTTGGAGCTTCGCTCAGCTGGCATTAGCAAAAAAATTCTGGTGTTAGGAGTATCAGATCCGGCTGCGCTTCCGCTGGCTAGAAAGGGAAAGGTGTCTCTGACCGTAGCCAGTCTGGAGTGGTTGGATTTAGCTTTAGCTGCGGAAAAAGACTTAACAGGATTGAATTTTCATATCAAGATTGACTCTGGTATGGGGCGGATTGGTTTTCGAGATAGTCAGGAATCTCAGGAGGCAATCCATCGCTTGCAGGCTGCTGGGGCTGTCGCGGAGGGAATTTTTACCCACTTTGCAACAGCAGATGAAGCGGAGCCCCATAAGTTTGAAGCCCAGCTGACTCGTTTTCATCAGATCTTATCTGAGCTGGACAGTGTGCCTCCTCTCGTTCACGCTAGTAATTCCGCCACCTCTCTCTGGCACAGCGAGACCGTTCTAAATGCCGTCCGGCTAGGTGACATCATCTATGGTCTCAACCCTAGCGGAACTGTTTTAGAACTTCCTTATGAATTCAAGCCGGCCTTATCTCTGGTCTCAGAATTGGTACATATCAAGGAAGTTGAGGCTGGAGCAGATATTGGCTATGGAGCCACCTACACCAGCGAGTCTCAAGAGTGGATTGGTACCATTCCTTTGGGCTATGCGGATGGCTGGACACGGGATATGCAGGGCTTTGATGTCTTGATTGATGGTCAGCGTTGCCCGCTTGTTGGCCGCGTTTCCATGGACCAGATTACAGTGCGCCTGCCTCAGGCTTATCCCCTTGGCACGCCGGTTGTGTTGATTGGAAATAGCGGAGCAGAGACCATTACGGCGACAGATGTGGCAGAAAAGCGTGGCACCATTAACTATGAGGTGGTTTGTTTGATTAGCGACCGTGTACCGAGGGTCTATAAAGACTAA
- a CDS encoding holo-ACP synthase, which translates to MIKGHGIDIEELTAIERAYLKNAHFAKKVLTEAELSRFEELSGKRKIEFLAGRWAAKEAFSKAWGTGIGKLRFQDLEILNDRQGAPYFSRSPFTGKVWISLSHAAGLVTASVILEENDES; encoded by the coding sequence ATGATAAAAGGACACGGAATTGACATAGAAGAGTTGACTGCCATTGAGCGAGCCTATCTGAAAAATGCCCACTTTGCAAAGAAGGTGCTGACCGAGGCGGAGCTTTCTCGTTTTGAGGAGTTATCCGGCAAGCGGAAAATCGAATTTCTGGCTGGCCGTTGGGCTGCCAAGGAGGCTTTTTCTAAAGCTTGGGGAACCGGTATCGGTAAACTCAGGTTTCAGGACTTGGAGATTTTAAATGATCGCCAGGGAGCGCCTTATTTCAGCCGGTCACCTTTTACTGGGAAGGTTTGGATTTCGCTCAGCCACGCTGCTGGCTTAGTTACAGCCAGCGTAATTTTGGAGGAAAATGATGAAAGCTAG
- a CDS encoding 3-deoxy-7-phosphoheptulonate synthase: MAFIEKGQKIDIEQIKSRTRLTGQALAHKNKRDQELAEILSGEDERILLVIGPCSSDNEEAVLEYARRLSELQKKVADKIFIVMRVYTAKPRTNGDGYKGLVHQPDTSKAPSLINGLQAVRQLHYRVITETGLTTADEMLYPSNLVLVDDLVSYHAVGARSVEDQEHRFVASGIDAPVGMKNPTSGNLGVMFNAVYAAQNKQTFLFHGQEVETSGNSLAHVILRGATNEYGKNIPNFYYENMLDAISYYEKMGLENPFIVIDTNHDNSGKQYLEQIRIVRQTLLNRDWNEKIKRSVRGFMIESYLEDGRQNEPEVFGKSITDPCLGWDNTVQLIEEIYNTLDK, translated from the coding sequence ATGGCATTTATAGAAAAAGGTCAGAAGATTGACATTGAGCAGATTAAGTCCAGAACCAGATTGACTGGTCAGGCCTTGGCTCATAAAAACAAGCGAGACCAAGAACTAGCTGAGATTCTCAGTGGTGAAGACGAGCGTATTCTCTTGGTGATTGGCCCTTGTTCATCGGACAATGAAGAGGCTGTGCTGGAGTATGCCCGCCGTTTGTCAGAGCTGCAGAAGAAGGTCGCGGATAAGATTTTTATCGTAATGCGGGTCTATACTGCTAAGCCGCGGACCAATGGGGATGGCTATAAGGGCTTAGTTCACCAGCCGGATACTTCTAAAGCACCTAGCCTTATCAATGGTTTGCAGGCAGTTCGTCAGCTGCACTACCGCGTCATTACAGAGACTGGTCTGACGACGGCTGATGAGATGCTCTATCCGTCCAATCTTGTGCTGGTAGATGACTTGGTTAGCTATCATGCTGTGGGTGCCCGCTCAGTTGAAGATCAGGAGCACCGTTTTGTGGCGTCAGGTATTGACGCTCCGGTCGGCATGAAAAATCCAACTTCTGGCAATCTGGGTGTTATGTTTAACGCTGTCTATGCGGCACAAAATAAGCAGACTTTCCTTTTTCATGGTCAGGAAGTAGAAACCTCTGGGAATTCTTTGGCTCACGTTATTCTGCGTGGGGCTACCAATGAATATGGTAAAAATATTCCAAATTTCTACTATGAGAATATGCTGGATGCCATTTCCTACTATGAAAAGATGGGCTTGGAGAATCCTTTCATCGTCATTGATACCAATCACGATAACTCAGGCAAGCAGTATCTGGAACAGATTAGGATTGTGCGTCAGACCTTGCTTAATCGGGATTGGAACGAAAAGATTAAGAGATCGGTTCGTGGTTTTATGATTGAGTCTTATCTGGAAGACGGTCGGCAAAATGAGCCGGAAGTCTTTGGTAAATCCATCACCGACCCTTGCCTGGGCTGGGACAATACTGTTCAGCTCATTGAAGAAATTTACAACACTTTAGATAAATAA
- a CDS encoding 3-deoxy-7-phosphoheptulonate synthase, producing MTFKATSQPIDVAEVRQLAKLEGDMLARKEKRDRELEAILRGQDDRILLVIGPCSSDNEEAVLEYAKRLSALQEEVKDRIFMVMRVYTAKPRTNGDGYKGLIHQPNATAAPSLINGIKAVRNLHYRVISETGMTTADEMLYPENLPLVDDLISYMAVGARSVEDQQHRFVASGADLPTGLKNPTSGNLNVMFNGIYAAQNKQSFLFSGKEVETSGNPLAHAILRGALNEYGKNIPNYYYDNLLDTIAQYEKMGLENPFIIIDTNHDNSGKQYLEQVRIVRQTLINRDWNEKIKATVRGFMIESYLEDGRQDEPEVFGKSITDPCLGWANTEQLVREIYDTLGK from the coding sequence ATGACCTTTAAAGCAACCAGTCAACCCATTGATGTGGCAGAAGTTCGCCAACTTGCTAAGCTAGAAGGCGACATGCTCGCTCGCAAGGAAAAGCGTGACCGAGAGTTAGAAGCAATTCTGCGTGGTCAGGATGACCGCATTCTCTTGGTCATTGGTCCCTGCTCTTCAGATAATGAAGAAGCGGTGCTGGAGTATGCCAAGCGTCTATCTGCTCTCCAAGAAGAAGTAAAAGACCGTATTTTCATGGTCATGCGTGTTTATACTGCCAAGCCTCGGACGAACGGAGATGGCTACAAAGGGCTTATTCACCAGCCTAATGCGACGGCCGCTCCAAGTCTGATTAACGGCATCAAGGCAGTCCGCAATCTGCACTATCGGGTTATTTCCGAGACAGGCATGACGACGGCTGATGAGATGCTCTATCCAGAAAATCTGCCTCTGGTAGATGATTTGATTTCTTACATGGCTGTCGGAGCTCGCTCAGTCGAAGACCAGCAGCACCGCTTTGTTGCCAGTGGAGCAGACCTGCCAACGGGCTTGAAGAATCCAACCTCTGGCAATCTCAATGTCATGTTTAACGGCATCTATGCAGCTCAGAACAAGCAGAGTTTCCTCTTTTCAGGTAAGGAAGTCGAAACATCTGGCAATCCCTTGGCGCATGCCATTTTGCGCGGTGCTCTGAATGAGTACGGTAAGAATATTCCCAATTACTATTATGATAACCTGCTGGACACCATTGCCCAGTATGAAAAAATGGGCTTAGAAAATCCCTTTATCATCATTGACACCAATCATGATAACTCTGGTAAGCAGTATCTGGAGCAGGTTCGTATCGTTCGCCAGACTCTGATTAACCGGGACTGGAATGAAAAGATTAAGGCTACAGTACGTGGCTTTATGATTGAGTCTTATCTGGAAGACGGTCGTCAGGACGAACCAGAAGTCTTTGGCAAGTCCATTACTGATCCTTGTCTGGGCTGGGCCAATACAGAACAGCTGGTTCGTGAAATTTATGATACATTAGGAAAATAG